One genomic segment of Octopus sinensis linkage group LG22, ASM634580v1, whole genome shotgun sequence includes these proteins:
- the LOC115223322 gene encoding phospholipid phosphatase 5 isoform X1, producing MKFIERKEAKLAEQHRRKPVRVECHGGNTSSPRLLLHIQVSFESTETMKILESFGAEVLFRILFFLLYLYTDNLKPFERHIQPEELWLYKNPETPSYIPVKFLWVIVTILPLVSIVSAYIRNRNKTDVTCAVLGVTLSIFFTASLTNVIKIIFGRPRPDFYWRCFPDGKFVAGMLCTGLQEKITEGRKSFPSGHSSIAFSGLGFTTLYLFGKLHYFGQHGFGSTWRLITCVTPIFIAMLVALSRVCDYHHHWQDVTVGSFLGFMVAYNCYRQCYPALNSNFSHLPLSSVPSYEANLDSSTIGNSQLSPYRSSDNGNLFKTDSTLKIV from the exons ATGAAGTTTATTGAACGGAAAGAAGCGAAGCTGGCAGAGCAGCATCGGCGGAAGCCTGTTCGGGTCGAGTGCCACGGCGGCAACACTTCTTCGCCTCGTCTCCTTC TTCACATCCAGGTCTCCTTTGAG AGCACAGAAACCATGAAGATTTTGGAGAGCTTTGGCGCAGAAGTACTTTTCCGGATTCTTTTCTTCCTATTGTATTT ATACACAGATAATCTAAAGCCATTTGAAAGACATATTCAACCTGAAGAATTATGGTTGTATAAGAATCCTGAAACTCCCAGTTATATACCGGTTAAATTTTTGTGG GTCATTGTAACTATTTTACCTTTGGTTTCAATTGTGTCTGCTTACATCAGGAACAGAAACAAAACAGATGTGACGTGTGCTGTTCTGG GTGTGactctatctatattctttactgctTCTCTTACAAATGTGATAAAAATCATTTTTGGACG GCCCCGTCCTGACTTCTATTGGCGGTGTTTCCCTGATGGGAAATTTGTTGCTGGCATGTTGTGTACAGGTTTACAGGAGAAAATCACTGAAGGTCGGAAAAGCTTTCCAAGTGGACATTCCTCAA TTGCTTTTTCTGGCTTAGGGTTTACAACTCTATATTTATTTGGGAAACTACATTATTTTGGACAACATGGTTTTGGAAGTACCTGGCGCCTTATCACCTGTGTCACTCCCATATTCATTGCTATGTTAGTGGCTCTGTCCCGTGTCTGTGATTATCACCATCATTGGCAAG ATGTCACAGTTGGATCCTTTCTTGGGTTTATGGTTGCCTACAACTGCTACCGTCAGTGTTATCCTGCACTGAACTCCAACTTCTCCCATTTGCCATTATCATCTGTCCCATCATATGAAGCAAACCTTGACTCCAGCACGATAGGTAACAGCCAGTTATCACCTTATCGATCCTCAGACAATGGCAATCTTTTCAAAACTGATTCAACATTAAAAATAGTCTGA
- the LOC115223322 gene encoding phospholipid phosphatase 5 isoform X2, with protein sequence MKILESFGAEVLFRILFFLLYLYTDNLKPFERHIQPEELWLYKNPETPSYIPVKFLWVIVTILPLVSIVSAYIRNRNKTDVTCAVLGVTLSIFFTASLTNVIKIIFGRPRPDFYWRCFPDGKFVAGMLCTGLQEKITEGRKSFPSGHSSIAFSGLGFTTLYLFGKLHYFGQHGFGSTWRLITCVTPIFIAMLVALSRVCDYHHHWQDVTVGSFLGFMVAYNCYRQCYPALNSNFSHLPLSSVPSYEANLDSSTIGNSQLSPYRSSDNGNLFKTDSTLKIV encoded by the exons ATGAAGATTTTGGAGAGCTTTGGCGCAGAAGTACTTTTCCGGATTCTTTTCTTCCTATTGTATTT ATACACAGATAATCTAAAGCCATTTGAAAGACATATTCAACCTGAAGAATTATGGTTGTATAAGAATCCTGAAACTCCCAGTTATATACCGGTTAAATTTTTGTGG GTCATTGTAACTATTTTACCTTTGGTTTCAATTGTGTCTGCTTACATCAGGAACAGAAACAAAACAGATGTGACGTGTGCTGTTCTGG GTGTGactctatctatattctttactgctTCTCTTACAAATGTGATAAAAATCATTTTTGGACG GCCCCGTCCTGACTTCTATTGGCGGTGTTTCCCTGATGGGAAATTTGTTGCTGGCATGTTGTGTACAGGTTTACAGGAGAAAATCACTGAAGGTCGGAAAAGCTTTCCAAGTGGACATTCCTCAA TTGCTTTTTCTGGCTTAGGGTTTACAACTCTATATTTATTTGGGAAACTACATTATTTTGGACAACATGGTTTTGGAAGTACCTGGCGCCTTATCACCTGTGTCACTCCCATATTCATTGCTATGTTAGTGGCTCTGTCCCGTGTCTGTGATTATCACCATCATTGGCAAG ATGTCACAGTTGGATCCTTTCTTGGGTTTATGGTTGCCTACAACTGCTACCGTCAGTGTTATCCTGCACTGAACTCCAACTTCTCCCATTTGCCATTATCATCTGTCCCATCATATGAAGCAAACCTTGACTCCAGCACGATAGGTAACAGCCAGTTATCACCTTATCGATCCTCAGACAATGGCAATCTTTTCAAAACTGATTCAACATTAAAAATAGTCTGA